CCGTTCTACTACTTATGTAATAAGAATACGAATTTCTTTAATTTATGAAAATGATGTCTTAAAATAAAATTAAATGCTTGATTCGGTCAGTGACGACGTACGATGCTCTCGTGCATGCACTAATGTAATCAGAAATTGGCTGGCTAGAATAATTTTTTCTTTGGGTGAATAACCACTACGTCGACTAGCCCCGGATAACTATTATTAAATCGAGCTGTAATTTTGAGTAGATGGAGAATAGTCTCGCAGACAATTAAGTCATGATTCTCTCATATATATGCTATTCGGAAGTGAATTAGCCCACCATTAAGGCTCCAATCGATGGTTTACTGATTAAAAAGCTGAGTAAGTGAAAAAAGATAGAAATAAATGGTAAAGATAGGAATTGCTATGCATGCATTGCCATGTCGGATCTACATCCATCATTTACGTGAGAAACCAGATAAATTATCAACTCACCCCTTACTAAGGCATCTTCGTATATAGTATTTGATTATAATGAAAAAAAACAAACAAAACAGGTGTAAGTAGACGGAATAAAGAAATAAACTATGAAAGTAATTAAAATAAAATCGATAACGAATATTAAAGTATTGTTTAATGATAGAATAGAAGGAGAAGAATTGAGGTAATGGTGAAAGTGAGTCCCACAAGATCTAGATTCTCCATTCGATAGAGACAGACTTTATCCGACCCTCTCATATTTTTAATATATGATTTAAGTGTGTCAGCTTTCTAGGTTCTCCCCAATCCCCCTCCATTGTCATTTTTAGATTTAGGTCACTGTCGAGAATAAAAACCAATTAAACAAGTGACTTTAGAAATGATTTCTCTAATGTTTTAACAGCGATATGTCTCGTTTAAAGCAGTGTTTATGCGTTTCGATTAATCATCTAATTCTGTTTGATCTTCCAATTATTCGATCTAGATATTGATTTACTTTTTACTTAAAAGGATATTGATTCCTTTACCTTGTAAATTAAAAGTAGTTTTTTTTTCTTTTCCAGAAAACAATATAGTTTTATATTCAAAAGAATTGTACAAAATGCACTATTTTTACGCTTAAATAATAGGCACTCAAGACTTCGATCATTTGTCGTCTTCTACCAAAGGAATGTACATAAAAATAACAAAAAGTAGTTTTGTTTAGATTTTATCAACAAGTACTCACCCCATGTATGTGCCACTTATGGCTATAAATAAAGAGCCCACATACAATCTCTCTCATAAACTTGCACCAAAGCAATATCTACCTTACTACCATATCTAACAAGAATTATAAACTCATTTTGTGAGACCATGTCAGGTGTTTGGATATTCAACAACGGAGTTATACGTCTAGTGGAGAATTCAAACCAGTCCGGTGGAGTGACGCATGGCCGTAGGAATGTTTTGGTTTATTTGCCGACAGGTGAAGTAGTCTCTTCTTACTCATCACTCGAACAGATCCTAATGAGCCTTGGGTGGGAGAGATACTTCAATGGCGACCCAAATCTCATCCAGTACCACAAACGCTCCTCCATCGACCTCATCTCCTTACCCAGAGACTTCTCCAAGTTCAACTCCGTTTACATGTACGACATCGTCATCAAAAACCCTAATATATTCCACGTCCGTGATTTCCACTGAATAATTATACGGATTAATTTTCAACAAAAAATGTCTAGTTTGTGTTTGTTTTGTTCTAACCAATAAGTTCCAGACAGAACTATCCGAGTTACGTACTGGTCAGAGAGAATATGTGTGCAGCTGTCTGAACTCGAGAAACAAAATCGATGGTTATTGTATTATCATCAGTACTTTGTTTTTGTTTTCAGTTTGAGTCATCGCTTAGTTTGTTTTTATTTGTTAATATGTCTTTTATTGTTGGGATTGGTTTTGATTTATTTCGGCACGTTTGTTGCACATGCATGCTTCTATCTTCTTCATCACGTTTAATACTAGTGTGCCAAAAAGGTGGCACATTATTTGTACTACTGGCACATTATTTGTAGCGGTCGTTTACTTGGCTTTTTGGGGTTTAAGCTATATCTATGCTACACATTATTATAATAAATATATATATATATTTGTTTTTTTCCAAAACTAAAAAAAAATTCAGCTGACGATGGAATGTTATCCTCGGATCAATATCACTCCGTTGTTCAAAAAAAATCCTCAGATCAATATTAAAACTTTTCGCGAAAACAATAGGCTGTTGGTCCAGAGCATACAGGCCCATTAAAAGCCCAAATTAATTAAACTATCCAACCGGATCCCGAATCCGGACCCAAACCTTGATCCGGATCCTTCCTCTTCGGCTCCATCGCCGGTAATAATCAATTCGCAGGCGAAGAAGCTGGAAGGATCGTAGAAACAAACGATGCCCCGTAAAGGATTCTCCAATTTCGATGATTACGATGATGGTTTCGACGATGAAGATGCGTATGATTATGACTATGATGATGATGATGAACATGGTAAACATCTTCCGCATTCCCATCTTGTGAGTCTTTGTTGTTGTGGCTTAATTGATCTCTTTTGTATGAACTCTGCAGAAGAAGCTGAACATAAGGAAGTGGAAATAGCTTGGAGATGTGGAATCTGTACATATGACAATGATGAGAGTATGAATGCGTGTGATATCTGCGGTGCTATTCGTCTTGACCCAGTGGCTGGTGGAAACCAAACCATCAATAACAATACAGGTACTGTCTCTTCTATCCTCAAAATCTTATGTTAGTGAAGACTTTGTTGTTTGTATTAGTCAGAGAAGCTAGTTTTGTTGTTACTACAGTGAGTTTGTTTTCTGAGGTCACTTGGTTGAGATATTGTTATATGTTTGATAAAAAGTAGTGTTTTTTGCTATCTCTAGGTGTTTGGTTATAGAATAGATGTGTGTTTGTGCAGTTGATGGCAGAATCAATAGTATCCAAATTCTTCTTATTGTTTCTCACTTGAATTGAACCTATATGATTTATTTTGAGAATCTCAGGTGATGCTAGTAATACTGAAGTTTTAGTTCCAGTCTAATAAGGATTTCCCTTTTTTTTTCCTTATTTCAATAGTACTCTGTTTCTACTTAATTTCTTTGTTGGATATGGTGTTTATCTTTTCTTATAAAATTGGGATGAATATCGACACAATCATTCAAGATTTTAGACTTCTCTTTGGGAGTGTTTTACTTTGGTTTTCTGTTTTCGTCTAGTTGATTTTTCCATTGCTGGTTTTTAACTCTTAACAGCAAGCATGAAGCAGAAAGAGAGGCAATATTTGTCAGAACAGAATCCTGTAAAGAAAGAAAGAGATAGATCAGAAACTAGCTCTCAAGGTAGAAGCAACGCTAATGTTGGCTGCATAAAATCTGGCAAAAGTTTGCCAAAACCAAAAGCAGATACGTCTCATGAGACAAACTCTTCCTCAAAAAACATGGAGGCGTCAGAGAGTCTAACTGGTAGTATGAACAAGATGTCTTTGACTAGGGAAACAGAAACCTCCAGAGATGTTAAAATCAGAAGTGCAAGATCAAAATCAAACCATAAGCCAGAGGAGTGGATGCTTCTTGATAAAGAATCAGATACACTAACTCAACTTAACCTTGCCATAGTAAGTTTCTTTTGACTATTATACTGATTTTTTTTTCTCCCGTGCGAATTACTGATTATTTGCAATCTGATCGTAGGTTGGACATGTTGATTCCGGCAAATCAACGCTTTCAGGTAGACTACTGCATCTACTAGGAAGAATATCTCAAAAACAAATGCACAAGTTTGAGAAAGAAGCAAAGTTGCTGGGCAAGGGGTCCTTTGCATATGCCTGGGCACTGGACGAGAGTGCTGAAGAGAGGGAAAGAGGAATAACAATGACGGTGGCTGTTGCTTACTTCAACACCAAAAGACACCATGTTGTTTTGCTGGACTCTCCCGGACACAAAGACTTTGTCCCCAACATGATAGCAGGAGCAACGCAAGCGGATGCGGCGATCCTCGTCGTGGATGCATCTATCGGTGCCTTTGAAGCTGGTTTTGATAACTTGA
The DNA window shown above is from Brassica oleracea var. oleracea cultivar TO1000 chromosome C3, BOL, whole genome shotgun sequence and carries:
- the LOC106336101 gene encoding flowering-promoting factor 1-like protein 2, with the translated sequence MSGVWIFNNGVIRLVENSNQSGGVTHGRRNVLVYLPTGEVVSSYSSLEQILMSLGWERYFNGDPNLIQYHKRSSIDLISLPRDFSKFNSVYMYDIVIKNPNIFHVRDFH
- the LOC106336098 gene encoding HBS1-like protein; protein product: MPRKGFSNFDDYDDGFDDEDAYDYDYDDDDEHEEAEHKEVEIAWRCGICTYDNDESMNACDICGAIRLDPVAGGNQTINNNTASMKQKERQYLSEQNPVKKERDRSETSSQGRSNANVGCIKSGKSLPKPKADTSHETNSSSKNMEASESLTGSMNKMSLTRETETSRDVKIRSARSKSNHKPEEWMLLDKESDTLTQLNLAIVGHVDSGKSTLSGRLLHLLGRISQKQMHKFEKEAKLLGKGSFAYAWALDESAEERERGITMTVAVAYFNTKRHHVVLLDSPGHKDFVPNMIAGATQADAAILVVDASIGAFEAGFDNLKGQTREHARVLRGFGVEQVIVAVNKMDIVGYSKDRFDLIRQHVGSFLQSCRFKESSLTWVPLSAMENQNLVSAPSESRLSSWYQGPCLLDAVDSVNSPGRDVSKPLLMPICDVVRSNSHGQVSACGKLEAGAVRSGSKVIVMPSGEQGTVRSLERDSQGCTIARAGDNVAIALQGIDANQVMAGGVLCHPDYPVSVATHLELMVLVLEGATPILLGSQLEFHVHHAKEAATVVKLVAMLDPKTGEPTKKSPRCLTAKQSAMLEVSLHYPVCVETFSESRALGRVFLRSSGRTVAMGKVTRIIQDS